The following coding sequences are from one Musa acuminata AAA Group cultivar baxijiao chromosome BXJ2-4, Cavendish_Baxijiao_AAA, whole genome shotgun sequence window:
- the LOC135610978 gene encoding histidinol-phosphate aminotransferase, chloroplastic-like, translating to MLMGVIGFSVASPSPSVTKLYHDLRHLKINSGRFMASALPVEQVDQPPSRLRGDSFIRLHLRQLSPYQPILPFEVLSTRLGRKPEDIIKLDANENPYGPPPEATEALGSLKFPYVYPDPESRHLRAALAEDSGLESDYILAGCGADELIDLIMRCVLDPGDKIVDCPPTFTMYEFDAAVNGALVIKVPRQSDFSLDVPQIVEVVEKEQPKCIFLTSPNNPDGSIISDEDLLQILNLPILVVLDEAYIEFSGLQSKMKWVKNHENLIVLRTFSKRAGLAGLRVGYGAFPLSMIEYLWRAKQPYNVSVAAEVSACAALQNPDYLEKVKNSLVQERERLFSLLKEVPYLKPYPSYSNFILCEVTSGKDAKKLKEDLAQMGVMIRHYNKKELKGYVRVTVGKPEHTDALMECLNLLH from the exons ATGTTGATGGGTGTCATTGGCTTCTCCGTCGCTTCTCCTTCGCCCTCGGTCACCAAATTATATCACGATTTGCGGCATCTGAAGATAAATTCCGGGCGTTTTATGGCTTCGGCATTACCGGTGGAGCAAGTCGATCAGCCACCGAGTCGGTTGAGAGGTGATTCCTTCATACGCCTTCACCTCAGGCAGCTGTCTCCCTATCAGCCAATCTTGCCGTTCGAG GTATTATCCACACGCCTTGGAAGAAAACCTGAAGACATAATCAAGCTAGATGCTAATGAAAATCCATATGGTCCACCTCCAGAGGCAA CTGAAGCATTGGGATCATTAAAGTTTCCTTATGTTTATCCTGACCCTGAGAGCCGCCATTTGCGTGCTGCTCTAGCTGAAGATTCAGGCCTTGAATCCGATTATATACTTGCTGGATGTGGTGCAGATGAGCTAATTGACTTGATCATGAG ATGTGTCCTTGATCCTGGTGATAAAATTGTGGATTGTCCTCCTACatttactatgtatgagtttgaTGCAGCAGTCAATGGAGCACTGGTCATCAAGG TCCCAAGGCAGTCAGATTTTTCTTTGGATGTTCCACAAATTGTTGAAGTCGTGGAAAAGGAACAGCCAAAGTGTATTTTCCTTACATCTCCAAACAACCCTGATGGAAG TATTATCAGCGATGAAGATCTCCTACAGATTCTCAATCTGCCAATCCTGGTTGTGCTGGATGAAGCATACATTGAATTCTCTGGATTGCAATCAAAGATGAAGTGGGTGAAGAATCATGAGAACTTGATTGTCCTCCGAACCTTTAGCAAACGAGCAG GTTTAGCTGGACTTCGTGTGGGCTATGGAGCATTTCCTCTTAGCATGATCGAATATTTATGGCGTGCAAAGCAACCTTATAATGTGTCCGTTGCAGCAGAAGTTTCTGCATGTGCGGCATTGCAAAACCCTGACTATCTGGAG AAAGTGAAAAATTCTCTGGTGCaagaaagggaaagattgtttagTCTTCTGAAGGAAGTGCCCTATCTGAAGCCATATCCAAGCTATTCCAACTTCATTTTATGTGAGGTTACATCTGGAAAGGATGCTAAGAAACTTAAG GAAGATCTAGCGCAAATGGGTGTGATGATTCGGCACTACAATAAAAAGGAGCTAAAAGGCTATGTCCGTGTTACTGTTGGGAAGCCAGAGCATACAGATGCCCTGATGGAATGCCTTAATCTACTCCATTAA
- the LOC103982820 gene encoding transcription factor bHLH162: MMKSRSGGGANSKVERKTTEKYRRMHMKSLCFKLSSIIPEEHRTISKDVLTQQDNFDQATSYIKKLRERIERLKQRKLMQTSTVRSETTMRFASPIIEVRHQDLNLEILVISDLNKRFMFHEVINVIEEEGAEVVTANFSIVGDKIYHTIHSQAVSSRIGLEASSVYERLKDLIN, from the exons ATGATGAAGAGCCGTAGCGGTGGGGGAGCAAACAGTAAGGTGGAGAGGAAGACAACAGAGAAGTATAGGAGAATGCACATGAAGAGCTTGTGCTTCAAGCTTTCCTCCATCATTCCCGAAGAACACAGAACCATTTCAAAG GATGTATTAACACAACAAGACAACTTCGATCAAGCCACATCTTACATCAAAAAACTCCGTGAAAGGATTGAAAGGCTGAAGCAGAGAAAGCTCATGCAGACGAGCACAGTCAGAAGTGAAACGACAATGAGGTTTGCATCACCAATTATTGAAGTAAGACACCAGGATCTGAACTTGGAGATACTCGTGATAAGCGATCTAAACAAGAGGTTCATGTTCCATGAGGTGATCAATGTCATTGAGGAAGAAGGCGCTGAAGTGGTTACTGCCAACTTCTCAATTGTGGGCGACAAGATCTACCACACAATACATTCACAG GCTGTTAGCTCCAGAATTGGATTGGAGGCTTCAAGTGTATATGAGAGATTGAAGGACTTGATCAACTAA
- the LOC135609220 gene encoding protein NUCLEAR FUSION DEFECTIVE 6, mitochondrial-like yields MLGHLKGRTEGAMAAGIAGARKALANRSISSAPFSIAATLRASPSSSSPSVRAFARLPRGRLPFGISRSPVELGCAQSLMPFHSATATALLTSMLSTRPGGWTWLSEGFATPL; encoded by the exons ATGCTCGGACACCTAAAGGGACGGACGGAAGGAGCCATGGCGGCGGGAATAGCCGGCGCACGAAAAGCCCTCGCAAACCGATCCATTTCTTCTGCTCCGTTCTCCATTGCCGCCACCTTGAgagcttctccttcttcttcttctccttcagtTCGGGCCTTTGCTCGACTCCCTCGCGGCCGGCTTCCCTTCGGGATCTCAAG GTCCCCCGTTGAGTTGGGTTGTGCACAGTCTTTGATGCCTTTTCACAGTGCTACTGCTACGGCATTGCTCACTTCTATGCTCTCCACAAGACCTGGAGGTTGGACTTGGCTTTCAGAAG GTTTTGCGACGCCTCTATGA
- the LOC103982818 gene encoding RNA exonuclease 4-like, translating into MDNTPDSGTIRNKCAACFRQYNKVEHLVEHMRASFHSVHEPKCGICQKQCRYLESLREHLIGPLPKIECARIFSTRGCDLCLDIFHCPNALRIHRGTCQLSCAVPGLVSRMSRLSFQGPSSSDHGTRMQGSKVIALGCTMVGGGSDGSLDLCARVFLIGEDENIIFQTYIKPLIPVTNYRYGTTGVRPEHLRDAMPLKQAQRRIQDLLSNGEPIWKIRSRGGNARILVGHGLDHDLDCLGVEYPEFLIRDTATYPPLLKTSKLSNSLKHLTQTYLGYDIQTGTQDPYDDCVAAMRLYVRMRSQNHPRDYSSGSGENRNNYPSWRQQELEKMTPEALLELSSSDYYCWCLDS; encoded by the exons ATGGATAACACGCCTGATTCTGGGACTATTAG GAACAAATGCGCAGCATGTTTCAGGCAATACAACAAAGTGGAGCACTTGGTGGAACATATGAGGGCCTCATTTCACTCGGTGCATGAGCCGAAGTGTGGGATATGCCAAAAGCAATGCAGATATCTTGAATCTCTCAGGGAACATCTAATAG GACCACTTCCGAAGATTGAATGTGCAAGGATATTCAGCACTCGAGGATGTGATTTATGCTTGGACATCTTCCATTGTCCAAATGCTCTTCGAATTCACCGTGGAACATGCCAACTCTCCTGTGCTGTTCCG GGGCTTGTCTCTCGGATGTCGAGGTTGAGCTTTCAGGGTCCAAGCTCGTCGGATCATGgcacacgaatgcaaggttccaaGGTAATTGCTTTAGGCTGCACGATGGTCGGAGGAGGAAGTGACGGATCGTTAGATCTTTGCGCAAGGGTCTTCCTGATCGGGGAAGATGAAAACATCATTTTCCAGACTTACATCAAGCCCCTAATCCCGGTGACAAACTACAG GTATGGAACGACAGGTGTAAGACCCGAACACTTGAGGGACGCAATGCCGCTGAAGCAAGCACAGAGGAGGATTCAGGACTTGCTTAGCAACGGAGAACCGATCTGGAAGATACGATCTCGGGGTGGGAACGCAAGGATCCTCGTCGGACACGGTTTGGATCACGACCTCGACTGCCTCGGAGTTGAATACCCTGAATTCTTGATCAG AGACACAGCAACCTATCCACCATTGCTGAAAACTAGCAAGCTCAGCAACTCGCTCAAGCATCTGACGCAAACCTACCTTGG TTATGACATCCAAACTGGAACACAAGATCCATACGATGACTGTGTGGCTGCAATGAGGCTTTACGTCAGGATGCGCTCGCAGAATCATCCCCGAGACTACTCTTCGGGCTCCGGAGAGAACCGTAATAATTATCCATCTTGGAGGCAACAGGAGCTGGAGAAGATGACACCGGAAGCATTACTGGAACTCTCATCATCCGATTATTACTGCTGGTGCTTGGACTCTTAA